The segment ATGACGGCCAGGCTGTTCAGGCCCCAGTGGAAGCCGGACTGGCGAAGCGGGAAGACATGCGTCCGCCCATAGACCTCGGCCGTCACGCGAGCGCCTTCGGAGCCTGGCATGAAGTCGATCAGGCGCGCATCGTGCGCGGGCTCGGAGCCGAAGGTCGCGACGCGGGCCCCGACGCGAAGCGCGGCCTGATGCAGCATCTCGACCCATGGATTGTCGCCGTTGATGACCGCCAGGCCGCCAGGGCCGAGGCCCTGGAAGATGGCTGCCTTTTCGCGCGCGACCCCCGCCTCCCCATCGACGAAGGCCTCGATGTGCACCGGGCCGACCGTGGTGACGCAGGCGGCGTGGGGCTGGACCATCCTGGCCAGCGGGCCGATCTCTCCCGGCGCGTTCATTCCGATCTCGAACACCGCGCGTTCGGCCGACGGGTGCATGCGAGCCAGCGTCAGGGGCACGCCGATGTGGTTGTTGTAGCTCTTGATCGAGGCGTGTGCCGGGCCGGCGAGGTCAAGGCCGGCCTTGATCGCCTGGGTGACGCTGGTCTTGCCGACGCTGCCGGTGACGGCACCGCGCCGGACGTGGGGCGCGCGGTCGCGGGCGGCGGCTCCGAGGGCCTCCAGGGCGTGGAGCGTGTCGGGCACAACGATGCAGGGGCCGCCGTCGACCGGGCGTTCGACCAGCGCACCTGCGGCTCCGGCGGCGAAGGCGCCGGAGGCGAAGTCATGACCGTCGCGCGCACCCTTGAGCGCCAGGAACAGGTCGCCCGGCTCGATCTCGCGGCTGTTGTAGGTCAGGCCACTCGCGTCGAAGACCCCGCCCTCGATCCGCCCGCCGGTCGCGACGGCTATGTCTTGCGCCGTCCAGAGAGGCGGTGTCGGTTCAGGCATCTACGCGCAAGGCCTCGGCGAGTTCGGTGGCGTCGTCGAAGGGATGAGTCGTCCCGCCCACGATCTGACCCTGTTCATGCCCTTTTCCGGCGACGACCACCACATCCCCGTCGCGCATCATGCCGACAGCCTCGCGGATGGCGGCGCGACGATCGCCGATTTCGAGCGCGAAAGGGCACCCCGTGCGAACCTGGGCGCGGATGGCCTTGGGGTCTTCCGAGCGGGGGTTGTCGTCGGTGACGATGGCGATGTCGGCCAGACGACCCGCGATCTCGCCCATCAGGGGACGCTTGCCCTTGTCGCGGTCGCCGCCGGCCCCAAACACCACGATGAGACGGCCGGAGGCGTGGGGGCGAAGGGCCTTCAGCACGGTCTCGAGCCCGTCGGGGGTGTGGGCGTAGTCGACATAGGCCTCACCCCGGCCACCGGACACGCGTTGCAAGCGGCCGGCGGCGCCGGTGATCTTTTCGAGGGCGTGGAGGACCCTGGCCGCATCCTCGCCGGCGGCGATGCACAGGCCCGCTGCGACGAGGGCGTTGGAGGCCTGGAAGGCACCGGCGAGCGGCAGCAACACATCGTGGCGATCACCGCGTACGTCGAGGATCAGGCGCTGACCCTCCGGCACGGCGCGGCGTTCGACCAGCGACAGGTCCCGGCCCCGCTCGCCCACGCCCATGATGCCAAGCCCCGACATGATCGAGGCCGCGGCGAAGTCATTATAGGCCTCGCTGTCTGCGTTCAGCACGGCGGTCCTGCCGCGCGGCAGCAGGGTCTCGAACAGGCGCAGCTTGGCGGCCCGGTAGGCCTGCATGTCGCCGTGATAGTCGAGGTGATCCTGGGTCAGGTTGGTGAAGGCGGCGGCTTTCAGCGTCACGCCGTCCAGGCGGCGCTGATCGATGCCGTGGGACGAGGCTTCGAGCGCCAGATGGGTCACGCCGCCCTCGGCCAGGGTGGCCAGCAAACGCGCCGCGTCACCGGCGTCGGGGCTGGTCAGGCCGGGCGGGGTCAGGCTTTCGGTGATCGCGCCCGACTGGGCGACGATGCCCAGAGTGCCCATGCTGGCGGCCTTGATGCCGAGTGCCGCCCAGATCTGGCGGCAGAAGGCCGCGACCGAGGTTTTTCCGTTGGTGCCGGTGACGGCGACGCAGGTGGCGGGCTGGGCACCATAGAAACCCCGCGCGGCCAGGGCATAGGCGCGGCGGACATCGCCGGACCGGACCAGCAGGGGCGCAGCTCCGTCAGGTGTGTCCTGAGGGGCGAGCACAGCCGCAGCCCCCTGCGACAGGGCCTGGGGGATGAAGGCACGGCCGTCGGCGGCGGTGCCGGGCAGGGCGACGAACAGGGATCCGGTGGTGACCTTTCGGCTGTCGGCCGTGACGCCGGTGATCATCGGGTCGGCGGCCACGTCGCGGCGCAGGAGGTCGGACAGGCGGATCGTGCTCATTGCGCAGCCACCGTCGTGGCCGGCGGATCGAAGCGGCGGGCCAGACCGAGGAAGGGTGCGATGCGGTCGGCGACGCGGCCGACGACGGGGGCCGCGATGGCTCCGCCCAGGCGCGAGCCCTGGCTGGGCTCGTCGATCAGGACGAAGACGACATACCGCTGGGTGTCTGTCGGCCCGTCCGAGGGAAAGACGGCGGCGAAGGAGGCGAGCCCGTAGCTGGGGTCGTAATGGCCGTTGACCAGCTTGTTGGCCGAGCCGGTCTTTCCGCCGACGTGCAGGCCCGGCGCATCGGCCTGCTTGCCCGAGCTGTGCAGGACGTTGGCGCGCATCAGCTGGCGGATCTCGGCCGAGGTCTCGGGGCGGATGACGCGGCGACCCTCGACGCCAGCGCCGCCACGGCGCAGGGACAGGGGGCGATAGAGACCCCCGTTGACCAGGGCCACGGTCGCGGCCGTCATCTGCAACGGCGTGATCATGATGCCGTAGCCGAAGGACAGGGAGGCGCGGGTGGAGTCCGACCAATCGCGCGGCGTACGCGGCCGGGCGCTTTCCTTCAGCTCGATCGGAGCCGCATCCAGCAGGCCGAGGCACCGGAAATAGTCGCGCATGGTCTGGGGAGTCATTTCGACGGCCAGACGCGACGTGCCGATGTTGGAGGAGTGCAGATAAACTTCTTCCAGCGACAGAACCTTGTTGGCGGCGTGGAAGTCGTTGATGGGGCGGCTACCGATCATATAGGTTTGAGACGCATCCAGCATGGTGTTCATGTCGGCTTGGCCGGTATCCAGGGCGGCTGCGATGGTGATGGTCTTGAACACCGACCCCATCTCGTAATGGCCAGAGGTCACGCGGTTCAGGGCCTGGTCGTCGGTCGCGGCCCCGCGCCGGTTGGCGTCGTAGGTCGGCCAGGACGCCATGCCGAGAATTTCGCCCGTTCTCGCATCGGCGACGACGCCGACCGCGCCTTTGGCCCCGACGGCCGAGGCGACGGCATTGAGTTCGTTCTCCAGCACGCCCTGGACCCGCAGGTCGATCGACAGGGCAAAATCCTGGCCTCGCTGACCGGCGGCGCGGATGTCGTCGTTGAAGGCCAGTTCCGCCCCGGACACACCCTGTCCGCCCGTGTCCGCCACGCCGATCAGATGCGCGGCCGACGCGTTCAGCGGATAGACGCGACGGTCCTCGGGTTCGAACGAGATGCCACCGAGCGCCAGGGCGTGAACCGCCTGTCGCTCCGCAGGCGTCAGCCCCGGCTGGACGATCTGGCGACGGTCTCCGTCCAGGGCGTGGCGCAGTTTTGACGCCGGGACCCGGGGCAGGGCGCGGCGGATTTCGGTGAAGGCTGCCTCGCGGTCCCAGACCTCGGAGGGGTCGATATAGAGGCCGTAGTGGACGACGTTGGTGGCGAGCAGGGCACCATTGCGGTCGGTCAGGTCGCCTCGCGTCAGCGCCCCGGCCGCGGCGGTGGACCCGCCGCCGTTCCTCGGCGTGAACAGGGCGGAATATGCAGCGCCGATCGCAAGCCCACTGAACACGATCGCGAAAACGATCTGAATGACGAAGATGCGGACGCGGGTGTCTTCTTCCGGACGCGCGTCGGCATGGGCGCGCTCGAAGGCGTGTTCGACGAACCAGACGGCCTCCGACGCCCAGCGCAGCCAGGGCGAGACGGTCGAGGTGATGGGGCGGCCCTGGCGAACGGAGGACGGCGGCGGCCGATAGAAGCGGTGGTCCTGAACGCTCATCGCGGCTCCCCCGGTACGGATGGGGCCGCGGGGTCCGCAGCGGGGGCCGTGGCGGGGGCTGCGGTCGCCGTTACGACGGGCGCGGCCTTGAGTTCGGCCAGCCGGGCTTCGTCGGCCTGGCGCGTGGCGGGGACGGGGGCCAGGCCCGCGCCGCGCGACAGGGCCTCAAGCCGACCGGGCTGTTCCAGGCGGGCGGCCTCGGCGCGCAACAGACGGACGCGCTGGCGGGTCTCGGCGATGTCGTGTTCCAGTCGGCTGATCTCGGCGCTCTCGCGGGCCGCGGCGGCCTTGGCAATGTAGACGGAGAAGACCAGGGCACCGACGACGACGAAGCCGATGATCTCGATCCAGCGGATGCCGCGGACCTTCCAGTCGAACAGGGCCTGGACCGGATTGGGCGTCATGCGGCCATCCTCCAGGCCGGAGCGTCGGTGCGGACGGCGGCCCGAAGCTTGGCCGAACGGGCGCGGGGATTGTCGGCCAGCTCCACCTCTCCCGCCTCGCGCGCGCCCTTGAACTGCAGAGTGAAGCTGGGCTTGCGGGTCTCGACCGCCATCGGCGCATGACGGGAGCCGCCGGGCGCATTGCCGGTCCGCTCGGTCAGGAAGGCCTTCACGATCCGGTCTTCCAGCGAATGAAAGGTGACGACAGCCAGGCGTCCGCCCGGCGAAAGGGTAGCCTCGGCCGCTTCCAGCCCGGCCGTCAGCTCGCCCAGCTCGTCGTTCACGGCGATGCGCAGGGCCTGAAAGGTGCGCGTGGCGGGATGGGTCGGGGCCCCGCGACGGCCGCCGAGGGCGCGTTCCACGACGTCGGCCAGATCCAGTGTGCGCGTGAAGGGCCGGGCCGTCCGGCGGCGCAGGATGGCCGTGGCGATCCGGCCCGACTGACGCTCGTCGCCATATTGCTTCAGGATGTGGGCCAGGGGGCCGTGGTCCCAGGTGTTCACGATGTCGGCGGCGCTGTCGCCGTCACGCGACATCCGCATGTCCAGCGGACCATCGCGCATGAAGGAGAAACCGCGTTCGGCCTCGTCCAGCTGCATCGACGAAACGCCGATGTCGAAGACGACGCCGTCGAGGCGGTCCGCGCCGCTGTCGGCGAAGGCCTCGGCCAGCCCCGAGAAGGCGGAGCGGACCAGGGTGAACCGGCCGGGGTGGTCATTGGCGACAGCGTCGGCATGCGGCTGTACCGTCGGGTCCCGGTCCAGGGCGATGACGGTGGCCCCGGTTGCCAGGATCGCGCGCGTGTAGCTGCCCGCGCCGAAGGTGGCGTCGATGATCACATCGCCCGCCGCGGGCGAAAGGGCCTCGATGACCTCGGACAGCAGGACGGGGGCGTGGGGGGCGGCGCTCATTGATCGTTACCCGGCATGCGGCGGCGGGCGGTGTCGCCGCGTTCGCGCATGGCCTTTCTGGCCAGGACGCGGCGGTCGTCCTTGCGGTCGTTCCAGCGGGCGCGGTCCCAGATCTGGAAGCGGGGCCCCATGCCGACGATGACCACGTCTTCGCCCAAGCCCGCTTCCTGGCACAGGCTTTCGGGCAGGGTGATGCGCCCGCCGCCGTCATAGGCCAGCTGTTTCTGGCCGCCATAGACGGTCTCTTCCAGGGCGGTGCGCCAGTCGTCACCGAAGGGCAGGGCCTCGATCATGGCGACG is part of the Brevundimonas sp. AJA228-03 genome and harbors:
- the murF gene encoding UDP-N-acetylmuramoyl-tripeptide--D-alanyl-D-alanine ligase; the protein is MPEPTPPLWTAQDIAVATGGRIEGGVFDASGLTYNSREIEPGDLFLALKGARDGHDFASGAFAAGAAGALVERPVDGGPCIVVPDTLHALEALGAAARDRAPHVRRGAVTGSVGKTSVTQAIKAGLDLAGPAHASIKSYNNHIGVPLTLARMHPSAERAVFEIGMNAPGEIGPLARMVQPHAACVTTVGPVHIEAFVDGEAGVAREKAAIFQGLGPGGLAVINGDNPWVEMLHQAALRVGARVATFGSEPAHDARLIDFMPGSEGARVTAEVYGRTHVFPLRQSGFHWGLNSLAVILMLDALDVPVETALEALAHFEPLKGRGETRLVHLPKGAFTLIDESYNANPLSMKAGFLSLGAKPVERGGRRVVVLTDMLELGDQSVALHAGLASAIEAAAIDVVHAAGPQMRHLYDAVTPERRGVWAETATALAEQAADLAGPKDIVMVKGSNGSKASLVAAALARLERADA
- a CDS encoding UDP-N-acetylmuramoyl-L-alanyl-D-glutamate--2,6-diaminopimelate ligase; protein product: MSTIRLSDLLRRDVAADPMITGVTADSRKVTTGSLFVALPGTAADGRAFIPQALSQGAAAVLAPQDTPDGAAPLLVRSGDVRRAYALAARGFYGAQPATCVAVTGTNGKTSVAAFCRQIWAALGIKAASMGTLGIVAQSGAITESLTPPGLTSPDAGDAARLLATLAEGGVTHLALEASSHGIDQRRLDGVTLKAAAFTNLTQDHLDYHGDMQAYRAAKLRLFETLLPRGRTAVLNADSEAYNDFAAASIMSGLGIMGVGERGRDLSLVERRAVPEGQRLILDVRGDRHDVLLPLAGAFQASNALVAAGLCIAAGEDAARVLHALEKITGAAGRLQRVSGGRGEAYVDYAHTPDGLETVLKALRPHASGRLIVVFGAGGDRDKGKRPLMGEIAGRLADIAIVTDDNPRSEDPKAIRAQVRTGCPFALEIGDRRAAIREAVGMMRDGDVVVVAGKGHEQGQIVGGTTHPFDDATELAEALRVDA
- a CDS encoding penicillin-binding protein 2, which produces MSVQDHRFYRPPPSSVRQGRPITSTVSPWLRWASEAVWFVEHAFERAHADARPEEDTRVRIFVIQIVFAIVFSGLAIGAAYSALFTPRNGGGSTAAAGALTRGDLTDRNGALLATNVVHYGLYIDPSEVWDREAAFTEIRRALPRVPASKLRHALDGDRRQIVQPGLTPAERQAVHALALGGISFEPEDRRVYPLNASAAHLIGVADTGGQGVSGAELAFNDDIRAAGQRGQDFALSIDLRVQGVLENELNAVASAVGAKGAVGVVADARTGEILGMASWPTYDANRRGAATDDQALNRVTSGHYEMGSVFKTITIAAALDTGQADMNTMLDASQTYMIGSRPINDFHAANKVLSLEEVYLHSSNIGTSRLAVEMTPQTMRDYFRCLGLLDAAPIELKESARPRTPRDWSDSTRASLSFGYGIMITPLQMTAATVALVNGGLYRPLSLRRGGAGVEGRRVIRPETSAEIRQLMRANVLHSSGKQADAPGLHVGGKTGSANKLVNGHYDPSYGLASFAAVFPSDGPTDTQRYVVFVLIDEPSQGSRLGGAIAAPVVGRVADRIAPFLGLARRFDPPATTVAAQ
- a CDS encoding cell division protein, with product MTPNPVQALFDWKVRGIRWIEIIGFVVVGALVFSVYIAKAAAARESAEISRLEHDIAETRQRVRLLRAEAARLEQPGRLEALSRGAGLAPVPATRQADEARLAELKAAPVVTATAAPATAPAADPAAPSVPGEPR
- the rsmH gene encoding 16S rRNA (cytosine(1402)-N(4))-methyltransferase RsmH produces the protein MSAAPHAPVLLSEVIEALSPAAGDVIIDATFGAGSYTRAILATGATVIALDRDPTVQPHADAVANDHPGRFTLVRSAFSGLAEAFADSGADRLDGVVFDIGVSSMQLDEAERGFSFMRDGPLDMRMSRDGDSAADIVNTWDHGPLAHILKQYGDERQSGRIATAILRRRTARPFTRTLDLADVVERALGGRRGAPTHPATRTFQALRIAVNDELGELTAGLEAAEATLSPGGRLAVVTFHSLEDRIVKAFLTERTGNAPGGSRHAPMAVETRKPSFTLQFKGAREAGEVELADNPRARSAKLRAAVRTDAPAWRMAA
- a CDS encoding division/cell wall cluster transcriptional repressor MraZ, with protein sequence MFLGTSEKQLDGKRRLLIPQEFRTAANGAEHGVFCFFSVESDCLEAGGDRLMDEYVAMIEALPFGDDWRTALEETVYGGQKQLAYDGGGRITLPESLCQEAGLGEDVVIVGMGPRFQIWDRARWNDRKDDRRVLARKAMRERGDTARRRMPGNDQ